The following are encoded in a window of Symbiobacterium terraclitae genomic DNA:
- the rplS gene encoding 50S ribosomal protein L19 — MPDIIKEIEREYLRNDIPAFRPGDTVRVNVKVIEGSRERIQAFEGVVIKRQGSGVNETFTVRRISYGVGVERTFPVHSPRLASIEVVRRGVVRRAKLYYLRNLTGKAARIRERRVARPEEA, encoded by the coding sequence ATGCCTGACATTATCAAGGAGATCGAGCGCGAGTACCTCCGCAATGATATCCCCGCCTTCCGGCCTGGCGACACCGTCCGGGTGAACGTGAAGGTCATCGAGGGTTCCCGTGAGCGCATCCAGGCCTTCGAGGGCGTCGTCATCAAGCGGCAGGGCTCGGGGGTGAACGAGACGTTCACCGTCCGGCGCATCTCGTACGGCGTCGGCGTCGAGCGCACGTTCCCCGTCCACAGCCCGCGCCTGGCCTCCATCGAGGTCGTCCGCCGCGGCGTCGTCCGCCGAGCGAAGCTGTACTACCTGCGGAACCTGACCGGCAAGGCCGCCCGTATCCGGGAGCGTCGGGTTGCCCGGCCGGAAGAGGCCTGA
- a CDS encoding KH domain-containing protein, which produces MERLVEILVKGLVEHPDQVKITAVESPRSVTLEVRVADSDMGKVIGRQGRVAKAIRTVVKAAAVKDGRRVMVEFMS; this is translated from the coding sequence CTGGAGCGGCTCGTAGAGATCCTGGTGAAGGGGCTCGTGGAACACCCGGATCAGGTCAAAATCACGGCGGTGGAATCCCCCCGGTCCGTCACGCTTGAGGTCCGCGTGGCCGACAGCGATATGGGCAAGGTGATCGGACGGCAGGGGCGGGTCGCTAAGGCGATTCGCACGGTGGTCAAGGCGGCCGCCGTGAAGGATGGCCGCCGAGTAATGGTGGAGTTCATGTCATGA
- the rimM gene encoding ribosome maturation factor RimM (Essential for efficient processing of 16S rRNA), whose amino-acid sequence MAQRSSTELVRIGQVTAPHGVRGAVRVFPVTDFPERFTTLRRVLLDGPERPAGVRFRGFVKNLVILEIEGITDRNKAETLRGVNLLVPRAEAYPLPEGYYYDFDLIGLDVVDTRGTLLGRVVEVDHNSPVHDLYVVETAPGKRYMVPAVRQFVKEIDLEAGRLVIDPIPGLLED is encoded by the coding sequence GTGGCCCAGCGGTCCAGTACCGAGCTGGTCCGGATCGGGCAGGTGACCGCGCCCCACGGGGTGCGGGGGGCGGTGCGGGTCTTTCCCGTCACCGACTTCCCCGAGCGGTTCACCACCCTCCGGCGGGTGTTGCTGGACGGTCCGGAGCGGCCGGCGGGGGTTCGGTTCCGCGGCTTCGTCAAGAACCTGGTGATCCTGGAGATCGAGGGCATCACCGACCGGAACAAGGCCGAGACGCTGCGCGGCGTGAACCTGCTGGTCCCGCGCGCCGAGGCGTACCCGCTGCCCGAGGGCTATTACTACGACTTCGACCTGATCGGCCTGGACGTGGTGGACACCCGGGGCACCCTTCTGGGGCGGGTGGTCGAGGTGGACCACAACAGCCCGGTGCACGATCTCTACGTGGTGGAGACGGCGCCCGGGAAGCGGTACATGGTTCCCGCCGTGCGCCAGTTCGTCAAGGAGATCGACCTCGAGGCCGGCCGCCTGGTGATCGACCCGATCCCCGGCCTGCTGGAGGACTAG
- the rpsP gene encoding 30S ribosomal protein S16, which translates to MALKIRLKRMGMKKAPFYRLVVAESTSPRDGRFVEEIGYYDPTKQPAVLKVDEEKALNWLLKGATPTDTARSLLSQAGVMKRLDEAKK; encoded by the coding sequence ATGGCTCTCAAGATTCGCCTGAAGCGGATGGGTATGAAGAAGGCTCCGTTCTACCGGCTCGTCGTCGCCGAGTCCACCTCGCCCCGCGACGGCCGGTTCGTGGAGGAGATCGGCTACTACGACCCGACCAAGCAGCCGGCCGTGCTGAAGGTTGACGAGGAGAAGGCGCTGAACTGGCTGCTGAAGGGCGCCACCCCCACCGATACCGCCCGCTCGCTGCTCTCCCAGGCCGGCGTGATGAAGAGGCTGGACGAGGCGAAGAAGTAA
- the ffh gene encoding signal recognition particle protein: MFESLQERLQEAFKRLRGKGKLTESDVTEALREVRLALLEADVNFKVVKSFIARVKERAVGQEVLETLNPAQMVIKIVYEELVTLMGGANVGLTMADRPPTIIMLCGLQGAGKTTHAAKLALRLKKEGKKPLLVAADVYRPAAIKQLQVLGEQVGVPVYAEGDQVSPVDIAQRAFDYAAQERRDVIIVDTAGRLTIDEELMEELRQIKERLKPHDTLLVIDAMIGQDAVTTAEHFHGKLGIDGVILTKLDGDTRGGAALSVREVTGRPIKFVGVGEKLDALEPFHPDRMASRILGMGDVLTLIEKAQEQVDRKQAEEMTRKMLKAQFDFEDFLEQMRAMRRMGPLQDILKLLPGVGAQLKDINIDEKELKHIEAMILSMTPKERRNPDIINVRRRERIAKGSGRPIAEVHRLIKQFEQARKMMKQLGGLEKMMKRGGKMPRLPGGGFGGLFGRR; the protein is encoded by the coding sequence TTGTTTGAATCCCTTCAAGAACGCCTTCAGGAGGCGTTCAAACGGCTCAGGGGCAAGGGTAAGCTGACGGAGTCTGACGTGACCGAGGCGCTGCGGGAGGTGCGGCTCGCCCTCCTGGAGGCCGACGTCAACTTCAAGGTGGTCAAGTCGTTCATCGCCCGGGTGAAGGAGCGGGCCGTGGGCCAGGAGGTCCTCGAGACGCTGAACCCGGCGCAGATGGTCATAAAGATCGTCTACGAGGAACTGGTCACGCTGATGGGCGGCGCCAACGTCGGCCTCACCATGGCCGACCGGCCGCCGACGATCATCATGCTCTGCGGCCTGCAGGGCGCCGGCAAGACCACGCACGCGGCCAAGCTGGCGCTCAGGCTGAAGAAGGAGGGGAAGAAGCCTCTCCTGGTGGCCGCCGACGTCTACCGCCCGGCCGCCATCAAGCAGCTGCAGGTGCTGGGCGAGCAGGTGGGCGTGCCGGTCTACGCCGAGGGCGACCAGGTGAGCCCGGTGGACATCGCCCAGCGAGCCTTCGACTACGCCGCACAGGAGCGGCGCGACGTGATCATCGTCGACACGGCGGGCCGGCTCACGATCGACGAGGAGCTGATGGAGGAGCTCCGGCAGATCAAGGAGCGCCTGAAGCCCCACGACACCCTGCTGGTGATCGACGCAATGATCGGCCAGGACGCGGTGACGACGGCCGAGCACTTCCACGGCAAGCTGGGAATCGACGGCGTCATCCTGACCAAACTGGACGGCGACACCCGCGGCGGCGCTGCGCTTTCGGTGCGCGAGGTGACCGGGCGGCCGATCAAGTTCGTCGGCGTCGGCGAGAAGCTGGACGCGCTGGAGCCCTTCCACCCCGACCGGATGGCCTCCCGCATCCTGGGCATGGGCGACGTGCTGACGCTCATCGAGAAGGCCCAGGAGCAGGTGGACCGCAAGCAGGCCGAGGAAATGACCAGGAAGATGCTGAAGGCGCAGTTCGACTTCGAGGACTTCCTGGAGCAGATGCGGGCCATGCGGCGCATGGGGCCCCTGCAGGACATCCTGAAGCTGCTGCCCGGCGTCGGGGCCCAGCTGAAGGACATCAACATCGACGAGAAAGAGCTCAAGCACATCGAGGCGATGATCCTCTCCATGACGCCGAAGGAGCGGCGCAACCCCGACATCATCAACGTGCGCCGCCGGGAGCGCATCGCCAAGGGCTCCGGCCGGCCGATCGCCGAGGTGCACCGGCTGATCAAGCAGTTCGAGCAGGCCCGGAAGATGATGAAGCAACTCGGCGGTCTGGAGAAGATGATGAAGCGAGGCGGCAAGATGCCCCGGCTTCCGGGCGGGGGCTTCGGCGGGCTCTTCGGCCGCCGCTAG
- the ylxM gene encoding YlxM family DNA-binding protein — translation MKDIPRIALLFDFYGPLLTERQQELIRAYYLEDLSLAEIADADGVSRQAVHELIRRSEAALQEYEQRLGFVAEHLRRKELLAELAAALDRDDLAAARRTLAALQAEA, via the coding sequence ATGAAGGATATTCCACGGATCGCCCTGCTCTTTGATTTCTACGGCCCGCTGCTCACGGAGCGGCAGCAGGAGCTGATCCGGGCCTACTACCTCGAGGACCTCTCGCTCGCCGAGATCGCGGACGCCGACGGCGTGAGCCGGCAGGCCGTGCACGAGCTGATCCGGCGGTCGGAGGCGGCGCTGCAGGAGTACGAGCAGCGGCTGGGCTTCGTGGCCGAGCACCTGCGGCGCAAGGAGCTGCTGGCCGAACTCGCGGCGGCCCTGGACCGGGATGACCTCGCCGCCGCCCGCCGCACGCTGGCGGCCCTGCAGGCGGAAGCATGA
- a CDS encoding YlqD family protein, with translation MSLQILRPVTIKARVTDGLKARLTAELNAAIQQLDAEMNELESQVKRAQLTASISPQQQMQLRQLVEQERAVRAEKKAQLQQEISHIQSLPLGSEVVQGTVQAIATVGVGDNLEAVMATEIVVEDGKVIAIRGEA, from the coding sequence ATGAGCTTGCAGATCTTGCGTCCCGTCACGATCAAGGCGCGGGTGACCGACGGCCTCAAGGCCCGGCTGACCGCGGAGCTGAACGCGGCGATCCAGCAGCTGGACGCCGAGATGAACGAGCTGGAGAGCCAGGTCAAGCGCGCCCAGCTGACCGCCTCCATCAGCCCGCAGCAGCAGATGCAGCTGCGGCAGCTGGTGGAGCAGGAGCGGGCGGTGCGCGCCGAGAAGAAGGCGCAGCTCCAGCAGGAGATCAGCCACATCCAGTCGCTGCCGCTGGGGTCTGAGGTCGTGCAGGGCACGGTGCAGGCGATTGCCACCGTGGGCGTCGGCGACAACCTCGAGGCCGTCATGGCGACCGAGATCGTGGTTGAGGACGGAAAGGTGATTGCGATCCGGGGTGAGGCGTAG
- the trmD gene encoding tRNA (guanosine(37)-N1)-methyltransferase TrmD has translation MLIQLLTIHPAIVAPVFRESILGRANEAGIIDLRVVNIRDHALSKHQQTDDYPYGGGAGLLMKPEPVFAAVRWAAGRGPAGARPPRIILMDPQGRRFDQRLAEELAQEDHLILVCGRYEGFDERIRALATDEISIGDYVLMGGELAALVVVEAVARLIPGVLGDLESSVAESHTSGLLEGPQYTRPVEFEGMRVPEILLSGNHGAIERWRREQALRRTLERRPDLLETADLTPAERALVAEWRRAQER, from the coding sequence ATGCTGATCCAGCTTCTCACGATCCACCCGGCCATCGTGGCGCCGGTCTTCCGCGAGTCGATCCTCGGCCGCGCCAACGAGGCGGGGATCATCGACCTCAGGGTGGTCAACATCCGCGACCACGCCCTGAGCAAGCACCAGCAGACCGACGACTACCCCTACGGGGGTGGGGCCGGCCTGCTGATGAAGCCGGAGCCGGTCTTCGCCGCGGTGCGCTGGGCGGCGGGGCGCGGCCCCGCAGGCGCCCGGCCGCCGCGCATCATCCTCATGGACCCGCAGGGGCGCCGCTTCGACCAGCGGCTGGCCGAGGAGCTGGCGCAGGAGGATCACCTGATCCTCGTCTGCGGCCGCTACGAGGGGTTCGATGAGCGCATCCGGGCCCTGGCCACCGACGAGATCTCCATCGGCGACTACGTGCTGATGGGCGGCGAGCTGGCCGCCCTGGTCGTGGTGGAGGCGGTGGCCCGTCTGATCCCGGGCGTGCTGGGGGACCTGGAGTCCAGCGTCGCCGAGTCGCACACCTCCGGCCTGCTGGAGGGGCCGCAGTACACCCGCCCCGTCGAGTTCGAGGGGATGCGGGTGCCGGAGATCCTCCTGTCGGGCAACCACGGCGCCATCGAGCGGTGGCGGCGGGAGCAGGCGCTGCGCCGCACGCTGGAGCGGCGGCCGGACCTGCTGGAGACTGCTGACCTCACGCCGGCCGAACGGGCCCTCGTGGCGGAGTGGCGCCGGGCACAGGAACGTTGA
- a CDS encoding nucleotide pyrophosphohydrolase: MDLREVQREVDRWIAPFGYWDPLANLARLTEEVGELAREVNHRWGPKTKKPTEDTGDVALELGDILFVVAAMANQMNIDLEEAFGRVLAKYRERDADRWKRQP; encoded by the coding sequence ATGGATTTGCGGGAAGTGCAGCGGGAGGTCGACCGCTGGATCGCTCCCTTCGGCTACTGGGATCCGCTGGCCAACCTCGCCCGGCTGACGGAAGAGGTGGGCGAGCTGGCCCGCGAGGTCAACCACCGGTGGGGGCCGAAGACGAAGAAGCCGACGGAGGACACGGGGGATGTGGCCCTGGAGCTGGGCGACATTCTCTTCGTCGTGGCAGCCATGGCCAACCAGATGAACATCGACCTCGAGGAGGCGTTTGGCCGGGTACTGGCCAAGTACCGGGAGCGGGACGCAGATCGCTGGAAGCGGCAACCTTAG